One genomic segment of Hordeum vulgare subsp. vulgare chromosome 2H, MorexV3_pseudomolecules_assembly, whole genome shotgun sequence includes these proteins:
- the LOC123426563 gene encoding probable serine/threonine-protein kinase PBL7, with translation MGCFPCFDSSSDGELLYPKQGGGGGGGGGNGTGGRTAAAASSSGVGAREERPMVPPRVEKLPAGAEKARAKGNAGMKELSDLRDANGNVLSAQTFTFRQLTAATRNFREECFIGEGGFGRVYKGRLDGGQVVAIKQLNRDGNQGNKEFLVEVLMLSLLHHQNLVNLVGYCADGEQRLLVYEYMPLGSLEDHLHDLPPDKEPLDWNTRMKIAAGAAKGLEYLHDKAQPPVIYRDFKSSNILLGDDFHPKLSDFGLAKLGPVGDKSHVSTRVMGTYGYCAPEYAMTGQLTVKSDVYSFGVVLLELITGRKAIDSTRPHGEQNLVSWARPLFNDRRKLPKMADPGLQGRYPMRGLYQALAVASMCIQSEAASRPLIADVVTALSYLASQIYDPNAIHASKKAGGDQRSRVSDSGRALLKNDEAGSSGHKSDRDDSPREPPPGILNDRERMVAEAKMWGANLREKTRAAANAQGSLDSPTETG, from the exons ATGGGTTGCTTCCCGTGCTTCGATTCGAGCTCCGACGGGGAGCTGCTCTACCCCaagcagggcggcggcggcggcggcggcggcggaaatgGCACAGGCGGACGGACTGCGGCTGCGGCATCGTCCTCCGGCGTCGGCGCCCGCGAGGAGAGACCCATGGTCCCACCGCGCGTCGAGAAGCTCCCCGCAG GGGCTGAGAAGGCAAGGGCAAAAGGCAATGCCGGAATGAAGGAGCTTTCAGATCTCAGGGATGCCAATGGTAATGTCCTCTCTGCGCAGACGTTCACCTTCCGTCAGCTTACCGCTGCCACGAGGAACTTCAGGGAGGAATGCTTCATTGGGGAGGGAGGGTTTGGACGTGTTTACAAGGGCCGTCTTGATGGAGGCCAG GTTGTTGCTATAAAGCAGCTCAATAGGGATGGAAATCAAGGAAACAAAGAATTTCTGGTGGAGGTCCTCATGCTCAGTTTGCTGCATCATCAAAACCTTGTTAATTTGGTTGGTTATTGCGCTGATGGAGAACAACGCCTTCTGGTGTATGAGTATATGCCCCTTGGATCATTGGAAGACCATCTCCATG ATCTCCCTCCTGATAAGGAACCGTTGGACTGGAACACTAGGATGAAAATCGCAGCTGGTGCTGCTAAAGGGCTGGAGTACCTCCATGACAAGGCACAACCACCAGTTATATATAGAGATTTCAAGTCATCAAATATTCTATTGGGTGACGATTTCCATCCAAAGCTGTCAGACTTTGGTCTCGCTAAATTGGGTCCTGTTGGTGACAAGTCTCATGTCTCTACACGTGTGATGGGAACATATGGCTACTGTGCTCCAGAATATGCTATGACAGGGCAACTTACAGTCAAGTCAGATGTCTATAGCTTTGGAGTGGTGTTGCTTGAGTTGATTACTGGCCGGAAGGCTATCGACAGCACCAGACCTCATGGGGAGCAAAACCTCGTGTCATGG GCGCGCCCTCTTTTCAATGACAGGCGGAAGCTCCCAAAGATGGCTGATCCAGGGCTTCAGGGACGATATCCCATGCGTGGGCTATACCAAGCACTTGCTGTGGCGTCAATGTGTATTCAGTCAGAGGCTGCTTCGCGACCACTTATCGCTGATGTTGTGACTGCTCTTTCGTACCTGGCGTCCCAAATTTATGATCCTAATGCGATCCATGCCTCAAAAAAGGCAGGTGGCGATCAGCGAAGTAGGGTTTCTGACAGTGGAAGGGCGCTCCTGAAGAATGATGAGGCAGGCAGCTCTGGACACAAGTCGGATCGGGATGATTCCCCCAGGGAGCCTCCTCCAGGGATCCTTAATGACAGGGAGCGGATGGTGGCTGAGGCGAAGATGTGGGGTGCGAACCTGCGGGAGAAGACGCGTGCTGCTGCCAATGCACAGGGGAGCCTCGATTCTccaactgaaaccggataa